The following are encoded together in the Anaerolineae bacterium genome:
- a CDS encoding FAD binding domain-containing protein, which yields MWQVYHTPHTLEEALKLLAKHQAEARLVAGGTDLLIELERGLRSSKVVIDISRIPSLDVITQDEQKLIHLGPLVTHNQVVGSEVCFSRAFPLVKACWQVGAPQIRNRGTIAGNLVTASPANDTITPLWALGAKVTLQSVRGSRTLTFVEFFQGVRQTALEPDEMMVDIVFPAMENYQIGTFLKLGLRQAQAISVVNVAVVLTMLADTITQARVTLGSVAPTIIRAGDAERFLTGKVLTREVITRAGALAAQTITPISDIRGSAEYRRYMTEVLTRRALEELCEGTEQDAMPPKPVMLWGKTYGYFPTLHGDKTVTHTETGDEPIVTTINGEMHTIHGAADKTLLRMLREDVGLIGTKEGCAEGECGACTVFLDGIAVMSCLVPAPRAHGSKIITIEGLTDGDKLHPVQQAFIDEGAVQCGYCTPGFIMSGVSLLDERDRPTRDELKQAITGNLCRCTGYYKILKALEKAGGH from the coding sequence ATGTGGCAAGTTTACCATACCCCTCATACGCTTGAGGAAGCCTTAAAGCTTTTAGCCAAACATCAGGCCGAGGCGCGTCTCGTCGCCGGCGGCACCGATTTGCTCATTGAGCTGGAGCGCGGCCTGCGGTCGTCCAAAGTGGTTATTGATATTTCCCGTATTCCCAGCCTGGATGTTATCACCCAAGATGAGCAAAAACTCATCCACCTGGGACCGCTGGTCACTCATAACCAGGTGGTCGGTTCAGAGGTTTGTTTTAGCCGGGCTTTTCCGTTAGTGAAAGCATGCTGGCAGGTGGGAGCGCCGCAAATTCGTAATCGCGGCACCATTGCCGGAAATCTGGTAACAGCCTCTCCGGCCAATGATACCATTACCCCGCTCTGGGCGCTGGGCGCAAAAGTAACTCTCCAGAGCGTGCGCGGCAGCCGTACCCTAACCTTTGTCGAATTTTTCCAGGGAGTGCGCCAAACGGCCCTTGAGCCGGATGAAATGATGGTGGATATTGTTTTTCCGGCTATGGAAAATTACCAGATTGGCACCTTTCTCAAGTTGGGTTTGCGCCAGGCTCAGGCTATCTCGGTGGTGAACGTGGCTGTAGTGCTTACGATGCTGGCCGACACAATCACCCAGGCGCGGGTAACGCTGGGCAGTGTAGCCCCAACCATTATTCGCGCCGGGGATGCCGAACGTTTTTTGACCGGCAAAGTGCTGACCCGCGAAGTGATCACTCGCGCCGGGGCGTTGGCGGCTCAAACCATTACCCCCATTAGCGATATCCGCGGCTCGGCGGAGTACCGGCGTTATATGACCGAGGTGCTGACCCGCCGCGCCCTTGAGGAATTGTGCGAGGGCACCGAGCAGGATGCAATGCCGCCCAAACCCGTAATGTTATGGGGCAAAACCTATGGCTATTTTCCAACCCTGCATGGCGATAAAACGGTAACGCACACTGAAACAGGCGATGAGCCGATTGTGACCACCATCAACGGGGAGATGCACACTATCCATGGTGCCGCCGACAAAACCTTACTGCGTATGCTCCGCGAAGATGTGGGCTTGATTGGCACTAAGGAAGGCTGCGCCGAGGGCGAGTGCGGCGCTTGCACCGTTTTCCTGGACGGTATCGCGGTGATGAGTTGCCTGGTGCCCGCGCCTCGCGCTCACGGCAGCAAAATTATCACCATTGAGGGCCTGACCGACGGTGACAAACTTCATCCGGTGCAGCAAGCCTTTATTGATGAAGGCGCGGTGCAATGCGGCTATTGTACCCCCGGTTTTATTATGAGTGGCGTTTCGCTTTTGGACGAACGAGACCGTCCCACCCGCGACGAGTTGAAGCAGGCCATCACCGGCAATTTGTGTCGCTGTACGGGTTATTACAAAATTTTGAAAGCATTGGAAAAGGCCGGTGGGCATTAA